A single Pseudoalteromonas phenolica DNA region contains:
- a CDS encoding poly-gamma-glutamate biosynthesis protein PgsC/CapC has product MDWVLSIFPTGSGLGQSVITTVWVGIAVVCFLNLRFGFPLTGLVVPGYLVPLLIVSPTSAAVIIIEAFVVYFVMRLSAKTVMERFGYAEMFGRDRFFAIILISILVRVVMDTLFWPSIANILGSWDITFDYSTQLYSLGLVIIALTANVMWNGGFRYGVKVTLIQLIFTYILVRYALMPLTNFSIANLAIMYEDVAASIIAAPKAYIILVITAFIASRANLKYGWEFNGIMLPALLALQLMQPSKLLTSFVETAVILIIGTLLLQYTRLKNANFEGARLLLFFFNIGFAYKLALNYFIVNYYPALKVTDTFAFGYMLSTLLALKIYQKNALGLIIRATFQTSVVGGFIAIFIGFIIMFVPSLFVSNQIKSLQGYTEIQDLSQQLSEYKSYLYTDQKNKVEISQYQETQNLQTFRAAISILNRDKQNLDNINKATELLQKLDFSLRLDGEYIYIQDARKYAIRGLFVLSKQTNGGLLLTVPHPSTERVATDSSALLMTLLKADALVLGTQATPAFSADNTSQQSNYYWAFINALESQDIVQLRSVNSRTTALLETGPFGSVGQFWIFNRIPETVNQSMLTDLLGFTQSNFGLLNKQSLPNPNFTGRLIEAYIDTSAYTSLLSKVALSEQLYQSTVEQIETSLEQEITAFIPKITAKGSQLFQSLTDNEAALWEYEILRPLYNLSDQLAGQEITTDVLNQFNKINNIARMVGYQLSLLNTPNGRYIKVSPLDDLQYYQLGQGLYFIHLDPTNPLNIQVPRPLYESNTIQFASQLYQKTNAKMLLIAGAHPFASEEANVMAAANVKTLFNIVHQSALRHYQQSGMLNLQVRSHSAPSHIRPSALAFQYTEPHPSHKYSLDKVRVSLKELGVEHQIVLGQAATRGLELGTSPQTGYQIFSPVSELATLWLASDFKQHFSISNEALLQRLLAVSQQPKLKQTNILALSPGDWQPLEAAQLRAFNDITEHYATSQHLPFIRSLCDQQPKCSLQATQLSTQNELALLIKQNDKIALIYLPKRNKVVDLDKFTQTMVGGLNVFN; this is encoded by the coding sequence GGGTACTTAGCATATTTCCAACAGGAAGTGGTTTAGGCCAGTCGGTTATTACAACTGTATGGGTCGGTATTGCCGTCGTATGCTTCTTAAATTTACGCTTTGGCTTTCCTTTAACCGGATTAGTCGTTCCAGGATATCTTGTCCCACTGCTCATTGTAAGCCCAACTTCTGCAGCCGTTATCATTATAGAGGCTTTTGTCGTTTACTTTGTAATGCGACTTAGTGCCAAGACCGTAATGGAACGCTTCGGTTATGCCGAAATGTTCGGTCGAGATAGATTTTTTGCCATCATCTTAATCAGTATCCTTGTTCGTGTTGTTATGGATACTCTTTTTTGGCCAAGTATCGCCAATATTCTTGGCAGTTGGGACATCACATTTGATTACTCAACGCAACTATACAGCTTAGGGCTAGTCATCATTGCTCTAACTGCAAACGTAATGTGGAATGGCGGCTTTCGATATGGCGTTAAAGTCACACTTATCCAGCTCATATTTACATATATATTAGTGCGTTACGCATTAATGCCATTGACTAATTTCAGTATTGCCAACCTCGCAATTATGTATGAAGACGTGGCAGCCTCTATTATTGCCGCGCCCAAAGCTTATATCATTCTGGTCATCACAGCTTTTATCGCTTCTCGTGCCAATTTGAAATATGGTTGGGAGTTTAATGGTATTATGCTACCTGCATTATTAGCTTTGCAGCTTATGCAACCAAGTAAACTGTTAACTTCGTTCGTTGAAACAGCTGTTATTTTGATAATAGGTACTTTGCTGCTGCAATATACTCGCCTTAAAAATGCAAACTTTGAAGGCGCACGTTTACTGCTATTCTTCTTCAATATTGGCTTTGCCTATAAGCTGGCACTTAACTACTTTATTGTAAATTATTATCCTGCGTTAAAAGTGACAGATACATTTGCTTTCGGCTATATGTTATCAACCTTATTAGCTCTAAAAATCTATCAAAAAAATGCTTTGGGACTGATCATAAGGGCAACCTTTCAAACCTCAGTGGTAGGTGGCTTCATCGCTATTTTCATTGGCTTTATTATCATGTTTGTGCCCTCATTATTTGTGAGTAACCAAATAAAATCCTTACAAGGCTACACTGAAATTCAGGACCTAAGCCAACAATTGAGTGAGTATAAAAGCTATCTATATACCGACCAAAAAAATAAAGTTGAGATAAGCCAATACCAAGAGACTCAGAACTTGCAAACATTCCGAGCGGCTATCAGCATTTTAAATCGTGATAAGCAAAATTTAGACAATATAAATAAAGCCACAGAGCTGCTTCAGAAATTAGACTTTTCATTGCGTCTAGATGGTGAATATATTTATATTCAAGACGCAAGAAAATACGCGATTCGAGGTTTATTTGTCTTATCTAAACAAACGAACGGTGGTTTATTGTTAACTGTTCCCCACCCTTCAACCGAACGAGTGGCTACAGACTCTTCAGCACTTCTAATGACACTTTTAAAAGCTGACGCACTAGTACTTGGAACTCAGGCAACCCCGGCTTTTAGTGCCGATAATACAAGCCAACAAAGCAATTACTATTGGGCCTTTATTAATGCGCTAGAAAGCCAAGATATCGTCCAACTTCGTTCAGTAAATTCGCGTACCACTGCGCTACTTGAAACAGGCCCATTTGGCTCAGTTGGACAATTTTGGATTTTCAACCGTATCCCTGAGACTGTGAATCAATCAATGCTCACCGATTTATTAGGCTTTACTCAAAGCAATTTTGGGTTGCTGAATAAGCAGAGCCTCCCTAATCCAAACTTTACAGGGCGGCTAATAGAAGCTTATATCGATACATCAGCGTATACCTCTTTGTTATCAAAAGTAGCCTTGAGCGAGCAGCTTTATCAATCTACCGTCGAGCAAATTGAGACGAGTTTAGAGCAAGAAATAACCGCTTTCATCCCAAAAATTACAGCCAAAGGCAGTCAGCTATTTCAGAGCTTAACTGATAATGAGGCTGCACTTTGGGAGTATGAGATTTTACGACCCCTTTATAACTTGTCGGATCAACTGGCAGGGCAAGAAATCACCACGGATGTACTAAACCAATTTAATAAAATTAATAACATTGCCCGCATGGTCGGGTATCAATTGAGTTTACTCAATACGCCAAATGGCCGTTATATTAAGGTTTCACCACTAGATGACTTACAGTACTATCAGCTTGGACAAGGTCTTTATTTCATTCATTTAGATCCTACAAATCCACTAAATATCCAAGTGCCGCGACCATTGTATGAAAGTAATACCATACAATTTGCCAGTCAGCTGTATCAAAAAACTAATGCAAAGATGCTGCTGATAGCAGGGGCACACCCATTTGCCAGTGAAGAAGCAAATGTCATGGCCGCAGCGAATGTAAAGACTTTATTCAATATCGTGCATCAAAGTGCATTGCGCCATTACCAGCAATCAGGAATGTTAAATCTACAGGTTCGAAGCCATAGTGCACCATCACATATTCGCCCAAGTGCGTTGGCATTTCAGTACACAGAGCCTCACCCTAGCCATAAATATAGCCTTGATAAAGTGAGAGTGTCACTTAAAGAATTAGGTGTTGAACACCAAATCGTTCTGGGTCAGGCTGCAACTAGAGGCCTTGAGCTAGGCACTTCTCCACAGACAGGTTATCAAATCTTTTCGCCGGTAAGTGAGCTCGCTACACTTTGGCTTGCCTCCGATTTTAAGCAACACTTCTCTATTTCAAACGAAGCACTCCTGCAAAGACTATTGGCAGTATCGCAGCAGCCTAAATTAAAACAAACCAATATTTTGGCGCTTTCACCTGGTGACTGGCAGCCTTTAGAGGCTGCTCAATTGAGGGCATTTAACGATATAACTGAGCATTATGCGACTTCTCAGCACCTGCCTTTTATAAGGTCATTGTGTGATCAGCAACCTAAATGTTCGTTACAGGCTACACAACTGTCGACACAAAATGAGCTAGCATTGCTGATTAAACAAAATGATAAAATTGCACTTATTTACTTACCTAAACGAAATAAGGTCGTTGATTTAGATAAGTTTACCCAAACAATGGTGGGAGGGCTTAATGTATTTAATTAA